The proteins below come from a single Hirundo rustica isolate bHirRus1 chromosome 6, bHirRus1.pri.v3, whole genome shotgun sequence genomic window:
- the CLP1 gene encoding polyribonucleotide 5'-hydroxyl-kinase Clp1 codes for MADDGGEEKKQVAKFELERETELRFEVEAAQTVQLELLTGMAEVFGTELTRNKKFTFDAGAKVAVFTWHGCTVQLSGRTEVAYVSRDTPMLLYLNTHTALEQMRRQAEREDERGPRVMVVGPTDVGKTTVCRLLLNYAVRLGRRPTFVELDVGQGSVSIPGTMGALYIERPADVEEGFSLQAPLVYHFGSTTPGTNIKLYNKITSCLADVFNQRCEVNRRASVSGCVINTCGWVKSSGYQALVHAASAFEVDVVVVLDQERLYNELKRDLPHFVRTVLLPKSGGVVERSKDFRRECRDERIREYFYGFRGCFYPHAFDVKFSDVKIYKVGAPTIPDSCLPLGMSQEDNQLKLVPVTPGRDMVHHLLSVSTADSPDDNISETSVAGFIVVTGVDLERQVFTVLSPAPRPLPKNFLLIMDIRFMDLK; via the exons ATGGCGGACGACGGCGGCGAGGAGAAGAAGCAGGTGGCCAAGTTCGAGCTGGAGCGGGAGACGGAGCTGCGGTTCGAGGTGGAGGCGGCGCAGAcggtgcagctggagctgctgaccGGCATGGCCGAGGTGTTCGGCACCGAGCTCACCCGCAACAAGAAGTTCACGTTCGACGCGGGCGCCAAGGTGGCCGTGTTCACGTGGCACGGCTGCACCGTGCAGCTCAGCGGCCGCACCGAGGTGGCCTACGTGTCGCGGGACACGCCGATGCTGCTCTACCTCAACACGCACACAGCGCTGGAGCAGATGCGGCGCCAGGCCGAGCGGGAGGACGAGCGCGGGCCCCGCGTCATGGTGGTGGGGCCCACCGACGTGGGCAAGACCACCGTGTGCCGCCTGCTGCTCAACTACGCCGTGCGCCTGGGCCGCCGGCCCACCTTCGTGGAGCTGGACGTGGGGCAGGGCTCGGTGTCCATCCCCGGCACCATGGGCGCGCTGTACATCGAGCGCCCGGCCGACGTGGAGGAGGGCTTCTCCCTGCAGGCCCCCCTTGTCTACCACTTCGGCTCCACCACGCCCGGCACCAACATCAAGCTCTACAACAAG ATCACGTCGTGCCTGGCCGACGTCTTCAACCAGCGGTGCGAGGTGAACCGGCGGGCGTCGGTGAGCGGCTGCGTCATCAACACCTGCGGCTGGGTCAAGAGCTCGGGCTACCAGGCGCTGGTGCACGCCGCCTCCGCCTTCGAGGTGGacgtggtggtggtgctggacCAGGAGCGCCTCTACAACGAGCTCAAGCGGGACCTGCCCCACTTTGTGCGCACCGTGCTGCTGCCCAAGTCCGGCGGCGTGGTAGAGCGCTCCAAGGACTTCCGCCGGGAATGCCGGGACGAGCGCATCCGTGAGTACTTTTACGGCTTCCGCGGCTGCTTCTACCCCCACGCCTTCGACGTCAAGTTCTCTGACGTGAAGATCTACAAGGTGGGCGCGCCCACCATCCCGGACTCGTGCCTGCCGCTGGGAATGTCACAGGAGGATAACCAGCTGAAGCTGGTGCCGGTGACCCCGGGGCGGGACATGGTGCACCACCTGCTGAGCGTCAGCACCGCCGACAGCCCCGACGACAACATCTCCGAGACCAGCGTGGCCGGCTTCATCGTGGTCACCGGCGTGGACCTGGAGCGCCAGGTCTTCACCGTGCTGTCCCCGGCGCCGCGCCCCCTCCCCAAGAACTTCCTGCTCATCATGGACATTCGCTTCATGGACCTCAAGTAG
- the ZDHHC5 gene encoding palmitoyltransferase ZDHHC5 has product MPAASGKRFKPSKYVPVSAAAIFLVGATTLFFAFTCPGLSLYVSPVIPAYNAVVFLFVLANFSMATFMDPGIFPRAEEDEDKEDDFRAPLYKTVEIKGIQVRMKWCATCRFYRPPRCSHCSVCDNCVEEFDHHCPWVNNCIGRRNYRYFFLFLLSLTTHIMGVFGFGLLYVLYQVEELSGVRMAVTMVVMCVAGLFFIPVAGLTGFHVVLVARGRTTNEQVTGKFRGGVNPFTNGCCKNVSRVLCSSPAPRYLGRPKAEQTVLVRPPFLRPEVSDGQITVKIMDNGIQTELKRTKSKGSLEVTESQSADAEPPPPPKPDLSRYTGLRTHLTLATTEDSRLLGKDSPPTPTMYKYRPGYSSSSSSAALPHSTSAKLSRVNSLKEPNSICDSGHKPSYRSEPSLEPESFRSPTFGKSFHFDPLSSGSRSSSLKSAQGTGFETGHLQSIRSEGTTSTSYKSLVNQTRNGSLSYDSLLTPSDSPDFESVQAGPEPEPPVGYTSPFLSARIAQQRETDLHGRFASAASPKHAAPRDPSPVRYDNLSRHIVASIQEREKLLQQPPAPGREEDAGLADSGIQSTPGSGNAPRTSSSSDDSKRSPLGKNPLTRPALPRFGKPEPPPALRVRSLGSPDQPAAPHLGKSVSYSSQKTASQAGGPETEEVALQPLLAPKDEVQMRTAYSKSNGQPKSLGSAPPGPVPLSSPTRGGVKKVSGVGGTTYEISV; this is encoded by the exons ATGCCAGCAGCCTCCGGAAAGAGATTCAAACCCAGCAAGTACGTCCCGGTCTCCGCTGCTGCCATCTTCCTAGTGGGAGCCACCACCCTCTTCTTCGCCTTCAC GTGCCCGGGGCTCAGTCTCTACGTGTCCCCAGTCATCCCCGCCTACAATGCCGTCGTCTTCCTCTTCGTGCTGGCCAACTTCAGCATGGCCACCTTCATGGACCCGGGCATATTCCCACGAG CTGAGGAGGACGAGGACAAGGAGGACGATTTCCGGGCCCCGCTGTACAAGACGGTGGAGATCAAGGGCATCCAGGTGCGCATGAAGTGGTGCGCGACCTGCCGCTTCTACCGCCCGCCCcgctgctcccactgcagcgTCTGCGACAACTGCGTGGAG GAGTTCGACCACCACTGCCCCTGGGTCAACAACTGCATCGGGCGGCGCAACTACCGctacttcttcctcttcctgctgtcGCTCACCACGCACATCATGGGCGTCTTCGGCTTCGGGCTGCTCTACGTCCTCTACCAGGTGGAGGAGCTCTCCGGCGTCCGCATGGCCGTCAC GATGGTGGTGATGTGCGTGGCTGGGCTCTTCTTCATTCCCGTCGCTGGCCTGACGGGCTTCCACGTGGTGCTGGTGGCCAGGGGCCGCACTACCAACGAACAG GTGACGGGCAAGTTCCGCGGAGGCGTCAATCCCTTCACCAACGGTTGCTGTAAGAATGTCAGCCGGGTCCTCTGCAGCTCCCCGGCCCCCAG gtACCTCGGGCGCCCAAAGGCCGAGCAGACGGTGCTGGTGCGACCCCCATTCCTGCGGCCCGAGGTGTCAGACGGTCAGATCACTGTCAAGATCATGGACAATGGTATCCAGACAGAGCTGAAAAGGACGAAG TCCAAGGGGAGCCTTGAGGTGACGGAGAGCCAATCTGCTGACGCCGAGCCGCCACCCCCACCTAAGCCCGACCTCAGCCGCTACACGGGCCTGAGGACACACTTAACCCTGGCCACCACTGAGG ACAGCAGATTGCTAGGCAAGGACAGCCCCCCGACTCCCACCATGTACAAGTACCGGCCCggttacagcagcagcagcagctcggcGGCCCTGCCCCATTCCACCAGCGCCAAG CTGAGCCGAGTGAACAGCCTGAAGGAGCCCAACTCCATCTGCGACAGCGGCCACAAGCCCAGCTACCGCTCGGAGCCGAGCCTGGAACCAGAGAGCTTCCGCTCGCCCACCTTTGGCAAGAGCTTCCACTTCGACCCTCTCTCCAGTGGCTCCCGCTCCTCCAGCCTCAAGTCGGCCCAGGGCACGGGCTTTGAGACGGgccacctgcagtccatccGCTCGGAGGGCACCACCTCCACCTCCTACAAGAGCCTGGTGAACCAGACGCGCAACGGCAGCCTCTCCTACGACAGCCTGCTCACGCCCTCCGACAGCCCCGACTTCGAGTCGGTGCAGGCGGGCCCGGAGCCCGAGCCGCCGGTGGGCTACACCTCGCCCTTCCTGTCGGCCCGCATCGCCCAGCAGCGAGAGACCGACCTGCACGGCCGCTTCGCCAGCGCCGCCTCCCCCAAGCACGCGGCGCCGCGCGATCCCTCGCCCGTGCGCTATGACAATCTCTCCCGCCACATCGTGGCCTCCATCCAGGAGCGGGAgaaactgctgcagcagccgccggccccgggccgGGAGGAGGACGCGGGGCTGGCGGACTCGGGCATCCAGTCGACGCCGGGCTCCGGCAACGCACCCCGCACCAGCTCCTCCTCGGACGATTCGAAGCGCTCGCCCCTGGGCAAGAACCCGCTCAcccgcccggccctgccccgcttCGGCAAGCCCGAGCCCCCCCCGGCGCTGCGGGTGCGCTCGCTGGGCTCCCCCGACCAGCCCGCCGCCCCCCACCTGGGCAAATCCGTGTCTTACAGCAGCCAAAAAACAGCCTCCCAGGCCGGCGGCCCCGAGACTGAGGAGGTGGCCTTGCAGCCCTTACTGGCACCAAA GGACGAGGTGCAGATGAGAACGGCCTACAGCAAGTCCAACGGGCAGCCCAAGAGCCTGGGctcggccccgccgggcccggtGCCCCTCAGCAGCCCCACCCGCGGAGGTGTCAAGAAGGTCTCGGGCGTGGGGGGCACGACCTACGAGATCTCGGTatga